From a single Paraburkholderia largidicola genomic region:
- a CDS encoding glycosyltransferase family 4 protein has product MRIAQIAPLDEAVPPALYGGTERVVSYLTEALIDLGHDVTLFASGDSRTRAHLEVAWPQSLRSDPSVCDPLAPHLVMLEQVRRKAPDFDILHFHLSYLPFPVFSQPGTPFLTTLHGRLDLPELRPVFDVFSEAPVVSISESQRAPLPSANWLDTIPHGVPASLLTPLPHVQPTYLAFLGRISPEKRADLAIEIAGRAGMLLKIAAKVDKADEAYFRSVIEPLLAQPHVDFLGEINEAEKPAFLSGARALLFPIDWPEPFGLAMIEAMACGTPVIAFNRGSTAEVVEHGVTGYIVGDVTEAVRAVAQLDGLSRSRVRDQFENRFTSRTMALRYLDVYTGLTVARHPPLLRAVAGVGHDGVLEP; this is encoded by the coding sequence ATCGCGCCTTTAGACGAGGCAGTACCCCCTGCGCTTTATGGAGGAACAGAAAGAGTAGTTTCGTATTTGACGGAAGCCCTGATCGACCTCGGCCATGATGTCACGCTGTTCGCGAGTGGCGACTCGCGCACCCGGGCACACCTCGAGGTAGCGTGGCCGCAGTCGCTACGTTCCGATCCGTCAGTTTGCGATCCGCTTGCGCCGCACCTCGTGATGCTTGAACAGGTTCGTCGCAAAGCTCCCGACTTTGACATACTGCATTTCCATCTCAGCTACTTGCCGTTCCCGGTCTTCTCGCAGCCTGGTACACCGTTCCTGACCACATTGCACGGCCGTCTCGATCTGCCGGAACTGCGGCCAGTGTTCGATGTATTTTCCGAGGCACCGGTAGTGTCAATCTCCGAGTCGCAGCGGGCGCCGCTTCCCAGCGCGAACTGGCTTGATACGATCCCCCACGGGGTGCCAGCGTCGCTGCTGACGCCGCTGCCGCACGTGCAGCCAACGTATCTGGCCTTCTTGGGCCGGATCAGTCCGGAAAAGCGCGCTGATCTGGCTATCGAAATTGCCGGCCGGGCCGGTATGCTTCTCAAGATTGCCGCGAAAGTGGACAAGGCTGACGAAGCCTATTTCCGCAGCGTAATCGAGCCGCTGCTGGCGCAGCCTCACGTCGACTTCCTCGGCGAGATAAATGAGGCCGAGAAACCCGCGTTCCTGTCAGGCGCCCGTGCGCTGCTGTTTCCCATTGACTGGCCCGAACCCTTCGGTCTGGCGATGATAGAGGCGATGGCGTGTGGCACGCCCGTTATCGCGTTCAATCGCGGTTCGACAGCGGAAGTGGTTGAGCACGGCGTGACCGGATACATTGTGGGCGATGTAACCGAAGCAGTGCGCGCAGTGGCGCAACTCGATGGTCTTTCGCGTAGCAGAGTGCGGGATCAGTTCGAAAATCGCTTCACATCCAGGACGATGGCGCTGCGATACCTCGATGTCTACACGGGCTTGACCGTGGCCCGTCACCCGCCGTTGCTTCGGGCCGTCGCGGGAGTCGGACACGACGGTGTCTTGGAGCCATGA
- a CDS encoding RecQ family ATP-dependent DNA helicase, with product MPASTKPTLQAMRRTLSDVFGLESLRPGQREIIESVMHGRDTLAIMPTGAGKSLCYQLPALHLNGLTLVVSPLIALMKDQRDKLLAANVEALQINSTLNAAEERQAYEELKTASRAIVFVTPEQLTKPALLDALRGRDDPYARGRSARRGEVRRVSLIVVDEAHCISQWGHDFRPAFLQIAEAASSIGSPPVLALTATATTAVVKDIVRTLGMRDPRVLHKGVYRSNLHYSVLQVSVAGGKGRASARSAQAKLTALRTLLESRSDAGIIYTATVREAERLAAAIREWGVPAALYHGRISSRQRHDAQDGFMRGDVRVMVATNAFGMGIDKADIRFVVHDQMPGSIGAYYQETGRAGRDGEAADCVLLFDLNDRRIQQFLQLGRYPGRELIERVREALRKHDGVSTTGVSVDELARILGDVGRNKLQVALKILLDAGLVRRNRARRYLLRDGAPGGDALSASLHRYDEQAKRDRDALQQMIDYAQTGRCRWNTILEHFGYGDELEQCGTCDNCRNPPHVEPVREPVLEGRMMDAARETPHAQRSFVRGQSVRVRKFGIGQVTFATMDQVAVLFSDGTTRTFLARFVRAADATHNAADSRR from the coding sequence GTGCCAGCTTCGACGAAACCAACCCTGCAGGCCATGCGCCGGACACTGAGCGACGTCTTCGGTCTCGAATCTCTGCGGCCAGGTCAGCGCGAGATCATCGAGAGCGTGATGCACGGGCGCGACACTTTGGCCATCATGCCGACGGGCGCCGGTAAATCGCTTTGCTACCAGTTGCCGGCGCTGCACCTGAACGGCCTGACGCTGGTCGTGTCGCCGTTGATCGCGCTGATGAAAGATCAACGCGACAAGCTTCTCGCAGCGAACGTCGAGGCACTGCAGATCAACAGCACGCTAAACGCCGCCGAGGAGCGGCAAGCGTACGAAGAGCTAAAAACGGCATCGCGTGCAATCGTCTTCGTGACGCCCGAACAACTCACCAAGCCAGCACTGCTGGACGCGCTCCGCGGACGGGATGACCCCTACGCGCGGGGACGCAGTGCACGGCGTGGCGAGGTACGGCGGGTAAGTCTGATTGTGGTTGACGAAGCCCACTGCATTTCGCAGTGGGGACATGATTTCAGACCCGCGTTCCTGCAGATCGCCGAAGCCGCGAGCAGTATTGGAAGTCCGCCCGTCCTCGCGCTCACCGCCACGGCGACGACGGCGGTCGTCAAAGATATCGTACGCACGCTCGGCATGCGCGATCCACGCGTGCTGCACAAAGGCGTCTACCGGTCGAACTTGCATTACAGCGTCCTTCAGGTGTCGGTCGCTGGCGGCAAAGGACGCGCGTCAGCGCGTTCTGCACAGGCCAAGCTCACTGCGCTTCGGACCTTGCTCGAATCGCGCAGCGACGCCGGTATTATCTATACGGCAACGGTGCGCGAAGCGGAACGTCTGGCGGCAGCGATTCGCGAATGGGGGGTGCCTGCCGCGCTCTACCACGGACGGATCAGTTCCCGGCAGCGGCACGACGCGCAGGACGGCTTCATGCGTGGCGACGTGCGCGTGATGGTTGCGACCAACGCATTCGGCATGGGCATCGACAAGGCTGACATACGCTTTGTCGTGCATGACCAGATGCCAGGGAGCATCGGTGCGTACTATCAGGAGACCGGGCGAGCCGGACGCGACGGCGAAGCAGCCGATTGCGTGTTGCTGTTCGATCTCAACGACAGGCGTATCCAGCAATTTCTGCAGCTCGGTCGCTACCCCGGGCGTGAACTCATCGAGCGCGTGCGCGAAGCGCTGCGAAAGCATGACGGCGTATCGACGACGGGCGTGAGTGTGGACGAACTCGCACGCATTCTCGGCGATGTCGGGCGAAACAAACTCCAGGTTGCGCTCAAGATACTGCTCGACGCCGGGCTCGTGCGTCGCAATCGCGCGCGCCGCTATCTGCTGCGCGATGGCGCTCCTGGCGGCGATGCCCTCTCAGCATCGCTCCACCGCTACGACGAACAGGCGAAGCGCGATCGCGACGCACTTCAACAGATGATCGACTATGCGCAAACGGGCCGCTGCCGCTGGAACACAATCCTCGAGCATTTCGGTTATGGCGACGAACTCGAACAGTGCGGCACGTGCGACAACTGCCGTAACCCGCCGCATGTCGAACCTGTCCGCGAGCCCGTTCTCGAAGGCCGGATGATGGATGCCGCGCGCGAGACGCCTCACGCGCAGCGCAGCTTTGTGCGTGGCCAGTCCGTGCGAGTGCGTAAGTTTGGCATCGGCCAGGTCACCTTTGCGACGATGGATCAGGTTGCCGTACTGTTTTCTGATGGGACGACGCGCACGTTCCTCGCGCGATTCGTCAGGGCTGCGGACGCGACGCACAACGCAGCCGATAGCCGACGCTGA
- a CDS encoding SDR family oxidoreductase: MTATKHAVPPFPSQQQANVPGLTAPMDPQPDHGEESYVGHGRLAGKAAIITGGDSGIGRAVAIAFAREGADVLISYLNEHDDAQETQRWVEKAGRRAVLIPGDIRSTAHCNGIVERAMSEFGRIDIIVNNAAYQMTYDSLDEITDEEWNTTFDTNIGAMFRIVRSAVRHMKPGGSIINTTSINADKPNPGLLAYATTKGAIQNFTGGLAQLLARQGLRVNCVAPGPIWTPLIPSTMPKEKVENFGKQVPMERPGQPVELACAYVMLATDEASYVSGATIAVTGGAPIL, translated from the coding sequence ATGACCGCGACCAAACATGCAGTACCACCATTCCCGTCGCAACAGCAGGCCAATGTCCCCGGCCTCACCGCGCCGATGGACCCACAGCCCGACCACGGTGAAGAGAGTTATGTGGGACACGGCCGGCTTGCGGGGAAGGCTGCGATCATCACGGGCGGCGACAGCGGCATCGGACGCGCGGTAGCGATTGCATTCGCGCGCGAGGGGGCGGACGTGCTGATCTCCTATCTGAACGAGCACGATGATGCACAGGAGACACAGCGCTGGGTCGAAAAAGCGGGCCGCCGCGCGGTGCTGATACCGGGCGACATCAGAAGCACCGCGCATTGCAACGGGATCGTCGAGCGCGCGATGAGCGAGTTCGGCCGGATTGACATCATCGTCAACAACGCGGCCTATCAGATGACCTACGATTCACTCGATGAAATCACCGATGAAGAATGGAACACGACGTTCGATACGAACATCGGTGCTATGTTCAGGATCGTTCGCTCGGCCGTCAGGCATATGAAACCGGGCGGCTCGATCATTAACACGACATCGATCAATGCGGATAAACCCAATCCGGGGCTTCTCGCGTATGCGACCACGAAGGGCGCTATCCAGAACTTCACGGGCGGTCTTGCCCAATTGCTCGCAAGGCAGGGCCTTCGCGTTAATTGCGTCGCGCCTGGGCCGATCTGGACGCCGCTGATTCCGTCGACAATGCCAAAGGAAAAAGTCGAGAACTTCGGCAAGCAGGTGCCGATGGAGCGGCCGGGCCAGCCCGTTGAACTCGCGTGCGCTTATGTGATGCTCGCTACAGACGAAGCCAGCTACGTATCGGGGGCAACGATCGCCGTAACGGGTGGCGCGCCGATTCTCTAG
- a CDS encoding CheR family methyltransferase, with protein MAILLTEEIEKQNASRKFKILASDVNRAALARARSGVYAPGVALPLGERRLARFFHMHGDGYQVRQELREAVLFTPQNLIADPPFSRVDLISCRNLLIYLEPEAQQRVFELFHFSLNPKRYLFLGRSESTDPDSIQFQEVSKAWRIYQRSPVATPGISGYRFSARPIRREEFQPASRVGARNKGYAELVNATLLAEHHAASVLVNPAHQVLYVSGAADEYLGQPAGEPTGNVLDMARENLRLKLRIALRRAGENGSATPVSEIVTNGDAAPIKITVTQPFDTAHSGQALLVIFARVPMIDRPVVPAPTGVDSDLWHLESELRTTQAALGSTIEDLEESNSELRVSNEEILSMNEELRSANEELETSKEELQAVNEQLNQVNWQLRAEGRAAGGAHRGRHESSGKYGNRHVTT; from the coding sequence ATGGCGATTCTGCTGACCGAGGAGATCGAGAAGCAGAACGCCTCGCGGAAGTTCAAGATCCTTGCTTCCGACGTCAATCGCGCCGCACTGGCACGGGCGCGCTCGGGTGTCTACGCGCCAGGCGTCGCATTGCCGCTTGGCGAGCGGCGCCTGGCGCGGTTTTTCCATATGCACGGCGATGGGTATCAGGTCCGGCAGGAACTGCGCGAGGCGGTTCTTTTCACGCCGCAGAACCTGATCGCCGACCCGCCATTTTCGCGGGTCGATCTGATCAGTTGCCGCAATCTGCTGATCTACCTCGAACCGGAGGCGCAGCAGCGCGTATTCGAGCTGTTTCATTTCTCGCTGAACCCGAAGCGGTATCTGTTTCTTGGGCGCTCGGAAAGCACTGATCCCGATTCGATCCAGTTCCAGGAGGTTTCGAAGGCCTGGCGCATCTATCAGCGCAGTCCCGTCGCAACGCCAGGGATTTCCGGGTACCGCTTTTCGGCCCGCCCAATACGTCGTGAAGAATTTCAGCCAGCTAGCCGCGTCGGCGCCAGAAACAAGGGATACGCGGAACTCGTCAACGCGACCCTGCTGGCCGAGCATCACGCCGCGTCCGTACTCGTCAATCCGGCGCACCAGGTGCTTTACGTAAGCGGCGCCGCGGATGAGTATCTGGGGCAGCCGGCGGGCGAGCCGACGGGCAACGTTCTCGACATGGCACGCGAAAACCTGCGGCTGAAGCTACGGATTGCACTGCGCCGCGCGGGGGAGAACGGGTCGGCTACGCCTGTCAGCGAAATTGTGACGAACGGGGACGCGGCGCCCATCAAGATCACAGTTACACAGCCTTTCGACACAGCGCACTCAGGCCAGGCGCTGCTTGTGATCTTCGCGCGGGTGCCGATGATTGACCGGCCCGTTGTACCCGCTCCGACGGGCGTCGATTCGGACCTGTGGCACCTTGAGAGCGAACTGCGCACGACGCAGGCAGCGTTGGGCAGCACCATCGAGGATCTTGAAGAAAGCAACAGTGAACTGAGGGTGTCGAACGAAGAGATTCTCTCAATGAACGAGGAGTTGCGTTCGGCGAACGAGGAACTTGAAACATCAAAAGAAGAGTTGCAGGCGGTCAACGAGCAGCTAAACCAGGTGAACTGGCAACTTCGAGCAGAAGGTCGAGCAGCTGGAGGTGCTCACCGAGGACGTCACGAATCTTCTGGCAAGTACGGAAATCGCCACGTTACTACTTGA
- a CDS encoding PAS domain-containing protein gives MLTEDVTNLLASTEIATLLLDRQGLIKRFTPSAGAMFGLASPDTGRAIAEVLGAPLGDALMPDVDQVLSGVTGQAEREIETATGQWYVRRITPYATVRNRPAAGAVITWTDITHVKRLDERARRLAAVVQDSNDAVTIFDRTGHFLAWNKAATTMYGYSETEALRCPCRICFQPAPDRIISTSSSMRSITKRRTRMKRDGWPKMGA, from the coding sequence GTGCTCACCGAGGACGTCACGAATCTTCTGGCAAGTACGGAAATCGCCACGTTACTACTTGACCGCCAAGGGCTGATCAAGCGATTTACGCCTAGCGCGGGCGCCATGTTTGGGCTCGCGTCGCCCGACACCGGGCGCGCCATCGCAGAGGTGCTTGGCGCACCGCTGGGCGACGCATTGATGCCCGACGTGGATCAGGTGCTTTCTGGTGTGACCGGACAGGCGGAGCGCGAAATCGAAACGGCTACCGGCCAGTGGTATGTCCGCCGGATTACGCCGTACGCAACCGTCCGCAACAGACCAGCTGCGGGTGCCGTCATCACGTGGACTGACATCACTCATGTCAAGCGTCTCGACGAGCGGGCCCGACGCCTTGCGGCAGTCGTTCAGGATTCGAACGATGCCGTCACGATATTCGACCGCACGGGCCACTTTCTCGCCTGGAACAAGGCCGCTACCACGATGTACGGGTACAGCGAAACGGAAGCATTGCGATGTCCGTGTCGGATCTGCTTCCAGCCGGCGCCAGACAGGATCATCTCGACTTCATCCAGCATGCGCTCCATAACGAAGCGTCGCACTCGTATGAAACGCGACGGGTGGCCAAAGATGGGCGCGTGA
- a CDS encoding hybrid sensor histidine kinase/response regulator: protein MIDIWLTMSILRDDVGNVTGVASTERDLTERSMSNAYLRERAEQLAQADHRKNEFLAVLGHELRNPLAALVSATTLLRSAASDDARKSWATGVIERQGRALMLLVNDMLDLTRITTGNIELNRQTVLLKTVVQSAIEVCQPIVDERRHSLSVSLPAEPVLLYVDATRLSQVIENIVINAAKFTAFGGSIRLSATTTAHRLLLSIKDNGRGIAPAMLGTLFEMFVQGPASGGRRNNGLGVGLSVVKRLVELHGGSVRAISDGVTGSEFIIDLPLDAAPKAAKDILVESAPSGADLPKRILIVDDNVDAAEALAILLTMQGHEVETRADGASGMAAVTTYSPDIILLDIGLPDMDGYEVARQLRESGASEGMTLIAVTGYGSPADRIRSAEAGFDHHLTKPVEADELIRLLAG, encoded by the coding sequence GTGATCGATATCTGGCTGACGATGTCGATACTGCGGGATGACGTGGGCAACGTCACCGGCGTGGCGTCCACCGAGCGCGACCTGACCGAGCGCAGCATGAGCAACGCCTACCTGCGCGAGCGGGCGGAGCAACTGGCACAGGCCGACCACCGCAAGAACGAATTTCTCGCCGTGCTTGGACATGAGCTGCGCAACCCGCTCGCGGCACTTGTATCGGCGACGACTCTGCTGAGATCGGCAGCCAGCGACGATGCGCGGAAGAGCTGGGCCACGGGAGTCATTGAGCGTCAGGGAAGGGCGTTAATGCTTCTGGTGAATGACATGCTCGATCTCACGCGAATCACAACCGGCAATATCGAGCTCAACCGCCAGACGGTCTTGCTCAAAACGGTGGTGCAGAGCGCGATCGAGGTTTGCCAGCCAATCGTCGACGAACGGCGCCATAGCCTGTCTGTTTCGTTGCCGGCAGAACCCGTCCTTTTATATGTGGATGCGACCCGCCTGTCGCAGGTCATCGAGAATATCGTCATCAACGCAGCGAAGTTCACTGCGTTCGGCGGGTCGATCAGACTGAGCGCGACGACAACGGCGCATCGGCTGCTGCTGAGCATCAAGGACAATGGGCGAGGGATTGCGCCCGCGATGCTGGGGACTCTTTTCGAGATGTTCGTTCAGGGCCCCGCCTCCGGCGGGCGGCGCAACAATGGGCTCGGCGTGGGGCTATCGGTGGTTAAACGTCTCGTCGAGTTGCATGGCGGCTCGGTGAGAGCCATCAGCGACGGCGTGACCGGCAGCGAGTTCATCATTGACCTGCCACTGGATGCAGCGCCAAAAGCAGCGAAAGACATCCTGGTGGAGTCCGCACCCTCGGGAGCCGACCTCCCGAAGCGAATCCTCATTGTCGACGACAACGTCGATGCAGCAGAAGCGCTGGCGATACTTCTGACCATGCAGGGACACGAGGTCGAGACACGTGCCGACGGTGCTTCCGGAATGGCCGCCGTGACAACCTACAGCCCGGATATTATCCTGCTCGACATTGGACTGCCCGACATGGACGGATACGAGGTTGCGCGGCAATTGCGCGAGTCAGGAGCGAGTGAGGGTATGACGCTCATCGCGGTCACCGGATATGGTTCGCCGGCGGATCGTATCCGCTCGGCGGAGGCCGGGTTCGACCACCATCTCACCAAGCCTGTGGAAGCCGACGAGCTCATACGGCTGCTCGCCGGGTAG
- a CDS encoding ferritin-like domain-containing protein: MPTKTLNDLFIHSLSDIYSAEKQMTKSLPKMARASTNPALRAAFEKHLVETQGQVQRIDQIVETSGIKLKRIKCAAMEGLVEEGQEEIDEIEKGPVLDTALIAAAQKAEHYEIASYGSLIALGNQLGETEAVKLLAETLQEEKATDEALSLLAVEKVAAEAMGK; this comes from the coding sequence ATGCCTACGAAGACCCTCAACGATCTGTTCATTCATTCGCTATCAGATATCTATAGCGCCGAAAAACAGATGACAAAGTCGCTCCCGAAGATGGCGCGCGCGTCAACGAATCCTGCCCTGCGGGCGGCCTTCGAAAAGCACCTTGTAGAAACGCAGGGACAGGTTCAAAGAATCGACCAGATCGTCGAAACGAGCGGTATCAAGCTCAAGCGCATCAAGTGTGCCGCCATGGAAGGCCTTGTCGAGGAGGGCCAGGAGGAGATTGACGAAATTGAAAAGGGGCCCGTCCTCGATACCGCGCTCATTGCGGCAGCCCAAAAGGCCGAGCACTACGAAATCGCGTCATACGGCTCGCTGATCGCCCTGGGCAATCAGCTGGGCGAAACGGAGGCAGTGAAGCTTCTGGCCGAAACGCTGCAGGAAGAGAAGGCGACTGACGAAGCTCTTTCCTTGCTGGCAGTAGAGAAGGTGGCAGCGGAGGCAATGGGAAAGTAG
- a CDS encoding DUF4142 domain-containing protein, with protein MKHILIITGVVAGSVMCPAGAQTQAASTTAANPLAQVDKDFVQAASMSSSTEIDAAKLAQKNSEDKDVKSFAHHMMADHTKLTVQLKMAAPKGVTVPKDNSDTAVLDSLKGLKGKEFDQAYIQKVGLEGHKQAISAFQKEITNGQDAKLKKAAQDAMPTIQEHYQHAQSLATQKGVAAQ; from the coding sequence ATGAAGCATATTTTGATCATCACCGGTGTTGTCGCCGGATCTGTCATGTGCCCTGCCGGTGCGCAAACGCAGGCTGCCTCCACGACGGCGGCTAACCCGTTAGCTCAGGTCGATAAGGACTTCGTGCAAGCGGCATCAATGTCCTCGTCGACCGAAATCGACGCCGCGAAACTTGCGCAGAAGAACTCAGAGGACAAGGACGTTAAGTCTTTCGCGCACCATATGATGGCCGATCACACCAAGTTGACCGTGCAACTGAAAATGGCGGCGCCAAAGGGTGTTACTGTGCCAAAGGACAACTCCGACACGGCGGTCCTTGATTCGCTCAAGGGACTGAAGGGGAAGGAATTCGATCAGGCGTATATCCAGAAGGTGGGACTTGAGGGACACAAGCAGGCCATCTCTGCGTTTCAGAAGGAGATAACGAACGGACAGGACGCCAAGCTCAAGAAGGCAGCTCAGGACGCGATGCCAACCATCCAGGAACACTACCAACACGCGCAGTCGCTGGCGACACAGAAGGGTGTCGCCGCGCAATAG
- a CDS encoding hemerythrin domain-containing protein, with protein sequence MSTPKGSMSPGITTMIRLDHSHVILAFHRYRAETALWRKRAIVNSICKALEIHAQLEEEIFYPALARAEPGNDVLKKSLPEHEQMRDVIARLRGMGPENVEYDALFMELIRDTMHHVADEETVLLPAAERSLKSELRVLGAEMTRRRLELLREHPTEIALDTAGTFPVATLVLTTVVARAVLRLLKGRHPLLSRRSR encoded by the coding sequence ATGTCCACGCCAAAGGGGTCAATGTCGCCCGGTATCACGACGATGATCCGGCTTGACCACTCACACGTCATCCTGGCTTTCCATCGCTATCGCGCTGAAACTGCCTTGTGGCGTAAGCGGGCTATCGTTAATTCGATATGCAAGGCGCTTGAGATCCACGCGCAGCTCGAGGAAGAAATTTTTTATCCCGCTCTCGCTCGCGCCGAGCCGGGCAACGACGTACTGAAGAAAAGTCTTCCGGAGCATGAGCAAATGCGTGACGTCATCGCCAGGTTACGCGGCATGGGTCCCGAGAACGTGGAGTACGACGCGCTTTTCATGGAGCTGATACGCGACACGATGCACCATGTCGCTGATGAGGAGACCGTGTTGCTTCCGGCTGCCGAGCGATCCCTGAAAAGTGAGCTGCGTGTGCTTGGGGCCGAAATGACACGCCGACGTCTCGAACTGCTTCGGGAGCATCCGACGGAGATAGCGCTTGATACTGCGGGTACTTTTCCCGTCGCGACGTTGGTGCTCACCACCGTCGTGGCTCGTGCCGTCCTGCGCTTGCTCAAGGGCCGTCATCCCCTGTTATCCCGCCGTTCGCGCTGA